TTTGTGTCCTTAGATGAAGAAGCTCCCTTGAGATGATTTCAATATCTTTAAGTACACGCTCCTTAGCGATCTTCTTATTAAGAGCTCGTGCTGCTCTCTTCCTTGCGTTCCTTAGGGCGTTCTTGGACGGGCATTTCTTCGGTCCAACTTTGATGACTTTCACAGCCACCTTACTTATTTTTGTTGCTACCTTGGTCTTCACCATGCTGCAATTAGTTGGTGCATGATCAATGGTGAATGAGATTCGGTGACTAGAATGCTTTCCATGTCCAAGTTTGGATTCAACAACAGGGAGTTCGTGGAAGTAAATAGTAACTTATGGTGCCATGCTTCCTTTTTCTGCAAAAAAGAAAACACATAGTACATTAATTATCATCAAAATTAGAGATGAAAGGGAAAATGGGTCCCACCGAGCATGCCAAAAATTATGtagagcaaaaattgtacataatatgtaaacaaataattcactcgacacaatttcaccctcgttcatttttccgaagagggttttattaattcgagttcgacccattctaggctacgcgcctattaattacaaccctTCTTTTGGAAAGGCATACCCTTTGATTCTAATTTGAATAAATCATAACTTGAGGATTTGggtgtttgtttgattttgtgactgcatCTAGGTAGAatcctagattgcctacgtaccctcgttgagggatcaagtcactcgtagttcatGTATTTGTTTAGGTTTGATGCTttgtgcagtttcagctcgtgcaggcaaggagcatttgattcgcttcatgccatttgagatTTTTCTTCGGCTTCGTGCCACTCGAGATTTGATACGGCTTTGTGCCCTTTGAAACTTTTCtttggcttcgtgccattttggtatttgatagtatgagtgaatttagtttatataaaccaggGATTCGTTTCGGTTTCACGGTTGTGTCTAAAACTTGATATCaaactgcctacgtatccttaacggaatcaaaccggCGTAGTTCATAAATTATCTCCATATTTTTTTAGGAAACAATGATGTTATTTCAATCTTTGGTGTCATAGAGCCACTGTCGTGAGATTGAGATGACAGTGTGATTAATATCTATTCTTTACTTTATCTTTGGTGCTCATAGAAGCCTTGATAAGTGTTCTATTGAGCAGGTGGAGCATGGACAGCAGCTGTATCAATTTTGGTGCACTTTTGAGCCTGAACCTGGTCTTCCAGTTGTCATTTTGACTTTTGTAGGATTAATTTTGTAGGCTTTCTGTCCCCATGTCGTAGAAACATCAAGGGACaaatttgttttgtaattttttttgtcagtttgttttgtacttttttttgtcAGTTTGTTTccatattttcctttttccatGCACCATATTCAATCCATGGGGCCATGTTCATAATGTCCACGTGAGTGGTATTCCACAAGAggcaaattttgtttttgtactCTTGTCATTTTGTCTCCATGCTTTGATCGAATGCAAAATTTACAAAGACCATAATTAGATGGAAGTGGTGGCCTTCTTTTGTTCTTCACATGATCCCCtctaaacttaaaaacttggTGGTCTCTATATCATTGCTTTCATATTGTTACAACAAACTTGGAGGGATGTACTCTTTGAAAATGCCAAACTTCACCTCTTCACCTTTTCACCTTTTATTTGCTTGCTGGAGATTGTTTCCTTCACTTTCTAATTTGAACAGATTTTAAAAGAAACTTGGTCATCAATCCCTCTTCTTCTTTACTCCAAGACGACGACGCGGGTTTATACTATTTGATACTTGATATTGCTTCGTGTCTTTTGAAGTTTAACGCGGCTTCATGCCCCTTTTTTATAtacttttcttttgaattttcaacCCCTGGAACTTTGAACCCACTTTGGATTTTCAAGCTTTCTGACAACAAGCTTTACTCCTCCCCTTTTTTTTATGTGACTTTAAAGCTTTACTCTTCTTCTTCACGTGGGCAATTTTGCTGATTTCAGTTAGCATTTcccctttctctttttatatttttctttgaacTTTCCAAACCCATTTAAACATGTGGTTTCGAACCCATCAGACCTAAACTTATGACCAATCTGACATCAAGCTTTACACCTCTTTATTTAACTTTAAAGGTCTTCAATTCCAGTGGGACTTCTAATTTCGATCGACCTTACTTTTCCTTTATATGAGCAGATTCCCACGTGATGAACATGACTATTTCTTTGTTCCTCTTTTCCTTGGAACGTCTTCGAAGAATGGAGCAGCAGTAACGTGTCAAATTCTTTGGTGATCTTATGAAGGACAGGTTTTTGAGGACATGGTCTCCATACTTCTTGTTCTCAGAGCCAAAATTGATAAACTCTTATATGAATAAAACGAGTGAAAAGGCCATtggttttcttctctttatttaaTCTCCATGTAGAGCAATTTTCCTACGTGATGAGCaacttttccttcttttgttttccttccttttcattcattttgaCTTCACATCCGTCATTTTGTCTTCACATCCGTCATTTTGTTGTTGCTTTTCCATGTTCGTGCTTGTTGCTTGTTGCTGCAGTATTCAacatcttcaactttgaaaagaCAGAGCATGGCGTCGGAACTCTCACGGAAATTTCAGGTTTGATTGGAACTTCACGGGGTGGTTTAGACCACCcccgaagaaattcatgggacTAAACTGCAGCGGCACAAActgcttctttttcttctcggCATGGACAAACTTGCTAGGCAGAGATCACGGCATGGCTGCTGCTGGTGTGTCCATCTTTGCACTGTTGGAGAGCCTCGGAACCATCGTTGGACATGCTGGGTTCTTCTTTTCCACTTGTTCAAACATGCAGAGTGATGGTTTCTTTTCCGTTGCATCTccgagaagagaaagagagatgtcGAAAACCTCTTTAGACACCCGAGAGGCTGCAGGAGCTTCACAGAAAGCCTTTGAGCTTCTGTATTCTGTTTTACAGTGCAACTTTAGAACCATTTCCGCTGCATCCTTGGACCTGGGGACATGTCCCTTTTCCTAAATTCTCGGCTTTCTTGCCTTCGGATGTCTTCCACATTTTCTGAAGGCCTTGTGTTATTCGCGCCACGGTCAGTGGGATAGGGGATGGCTCGTGGCGATTGgtgttgcatttttttttctttcacttcTTCACACTAAACATCGCTGCCATCTTCTCATACGAGCCTTTATCGAATTTGTTGATGGTCTGGACCCACGTGCCTAACTACATTGCTTGGCTCAATGTCCTCGGAGTGCGGATGGCACTGCCCTTGGGCTTCTTCCGAATGACTGCTGGAAACAACGGTTGAAGAGCGATGGTATTGTGGTTTGGCTGATTGCTTGGTTCACCGTCCTCGGGGCCCTTGGGTTCTTCCGAAGGACTGCTAGAGACAACGGTTGAAGAGCGGTGGTGACTGGGTTTTTATCAAAGCAACGCCCCTATTAAAAGGGGTGGATTGCTTTACCTGTTGTCGGCAAAATTGAGGGGGAAGGAGAAgagatttttttcttctcttatcAATTGGCTGCCATGGGGAAATTTGCCCATCCATCTTTCTGGCTTCGGTGAAAGAGGAAAAGCCAAGTTCCTCTTTCATTCATCCTGCAAAAAGCTGCACCCAATACACAAAACCAAGAACAAATTAAAGATAAAGATTAATACCTTTGGGTATTTTAATGTTCTTTGTCGTGTGCACACTTTGATGTTCTTTGCCGTGTGTACACCTTCCTCCTTTCCtgcgtttttttcttttttgctgtTGTGTATTTTTCCCCTTACTCTCTTGCTTTGTTCTTCTTTGTCGTTCGTTCTTCACCGTTGTCTCTCAATTTCTACAGAGTCTCTcctcttctttttgttttttttttttttttttgctttggtTCGATGCCTTTTTATAGGCGAACAGTGGACATGGTAGTTGAAGTTTAGTGGGATGCAACTTTCCTGGGGTGTGGAGATGCTAAGAGAAAACCATCTCTTGAGTGGAGAACGTGGGAGTTTTAGAGGGTTCTAGATACACACATTCTCTATACCCGGTTGTCATGTAGATGACAAACTCCTTCAGACGTGGTGTATGTTGAGGTCCACGTATGCGggtgtagtttttttttttctctttatttcttatatatattatataaatatagtATACATAAGAATATATGCACACACACATAAAGTGAGCCTTATTTCTAGTCAGTCCATATTTTGGActattattattactattattattttaaagtcTCCCCATTTTTATTAAGATTTgctaatatattttgtttatgaaaaTATATAGCTCAACAGGCGTGAAGgcgcagtagggagctgtggagatggggccatgtTATATgcagcaggagatgctcaactgccagtattgggccactctagaatTGAATCATTGAACAAGGGTCGGTTAGGGCCGTGTGGTGCGCAGCAAGAaatggtactcaactgccggtacatgttgctcctatgtagaatcttttagggtgacgaggacaaaacttgctttcgagtgtgtccttccagtgttgcgttcgtcagaaaactttacatccgtcagggtctacgcctttatcatcgcacgtctggattgggcagaatagtacgtcatgaggatgaccgcatgcgtttgaaagtaaaacttgtgcttctgggttgcaacaactatcgccaaagttagctttcgaatttttaatagcatcgaggagagcttttgaactgtataATACAAGTAACTGTAGAAtataggtagtcgggcccccatctcttctcacATGATGATAGAggttattgctactttagataccgtcaaacatgcgaataagtcccccgctgcttctagggaggtgatgtcgggtacttcttcaagttcttgaatgtgcattggcgagccttatcccaaagtgcatgcttctctgccaaagcaaaagagtctgccagagttagatcttctttcatgatcaatttttcgaatagcgggtggtctgctggaagtcatttttggaaggctgctctagctatcgagtcgttgcatccgactatttttgccttctctactttgaacctcctcacatagtcgcgaattgactcatttgggttcttcttgacgtcaaacaaatggtcagacttctttttgatcgagcgataagatgaatattctttggtgaaaaccaaagaaagttcgtaaaaattctggatggattgtggcggcatggtgtagaaccaatcttgcacctcgccttgtagagtggtggcgaatatcttgcacatgagattatcgttgtttcgataaaggatcattgcggtTCAGTAGCactttaagtgtctctctgagtcttcatcccctttgaaagatgtgaaatgtggcatgctgaactcgcgtggaggctctgcctgctcgatctcgtccatgaagggtgacctgcttatgttggtcatgttccgtcgtagtgcctcgtcggtgatctcgttgcgttggaaatcatgcaatcgcttggtcaatagtctctctacttcttcctgaatttgcttttgttggggtagcggagctctcggctgcccctagccatgacttgctggtctaggctgctcttctatgtgtttggctcgtctatgtcgcggatgcagtgcatgtggtggttcctagcaggcgagcgagttcttcgcaggctgctggttgaacttgagcgggattgagtgactgcttctctccgtccgtcgtgctgcctactctgatgtgaggtggaggatgctctttgtgggcttagccgcgaatggacaatttgcccggaaggttgctTATGTTGACTATCGAagtatgaccccaaccgtgattgtatgctcatccgtgggcctagtcgatagtgcatgctcctccgcgcgctaagacgggaatgtacactgcccaaacgttcggctcgtggctggtcgaatggCTGCTTTCCGGGACACTGCTGGAAAGgtttgtctgcccttgtcctacttcgggatacctcgtccggggcacgttggatcccgatgcgttgcaaaagttgattcaccaaggttgtctgttgtgcaagggcgctcgtcaactctatgacttgtcgagacaagtgttgttcgccatttggattggaagagcttggaaggaatgcgcctccttgggtagttgaagggtggtagactccgggcgcgagatgtcaaatccgcgaaaaaatatggtgagaatgcccccagctcgatggtaggtccggattgttgagatagtcttgggccgacttgggctgcttggaaagccacgagagtaggctgggccgtgagagtgggctgctcgactggAGCTGGCtagaccacgggagtgggctgctcatcgggagcaggctgcttggcaggagcaggttgggccacgggagtgggctgctcgacagaagcaggttgggccacgggagtgggctgctcgacagaagcaggttgggccacgggagtgggctgctcgatggaagcaggctgggtcacgagagcaggctgcttggtaggagcaggctggaccacgggagtgggctgctcgtcaggagcaggctgggtcacgagagcagacTGCTTGGccggagcaggttgggccgcgagagcaggttgcttggcgggagcaagttgggccacgggagtaggttgcttggcgggagcaggctgcttagtatgtgatgcaagcgaatgcgaggcttgggcccgggcccgtgcaaacttggatggcacgacttgggCCGTGGCTTtggtgccgtgagccttggatggcacagctcgagccgtggtgaaggcaccatggacctcgccacgggtggctaccaaggtagccaccgtggtggttcccatggtggaaactcgtggtggtggtgctgctccacttattgtcgcatttagcgtcacggatctccgcaatcccatttcttgaacattagaattttcacttgtggaattttctaaatttcgagccattatattttgcttatatgttttatcaaagaacctttgcaaataaaaaattctaataataagaacgtatgaaaaatattcaaatggactagaaaataaagaaaaaacctttttgtgccagagtcttctacgagtatggatttcaactctcaatgaaagcaccaatttgtggatgtaaatttcttcctccttggtcttggacaattttgcacctacaaaacaattaacaccttaggttaaggccaagagcctcacgcgcccacgatgaatgggggggctttggccaaagaacctccgatgccaaagttagaatttagagagaaagtgtttagagaaatttgggatttttgccaaagtgttggaaattggctttttggtgagaatgagagtatatttatagggataggaggtggctcgggtttttttgggtttaatttaggtttaattaggagttaccaaataattaaaaagggaaaatggtggaaaaggtaGAGAATATGATAGGATCTTTTTGGATGGGAATGGCCGGCCCTTGGTGTGATTTTTGGGGTATAATGGGTgattaatttggtgattaatgaattaattaggaattaattcattaattagccaattaatctctaTTTTTATGGGATAATTTataggttatgaagtaattacatataatgaggatggatgagataaattggaattgattaccttttttggagcatttttgacttggttgaggatgattgtccgccgctcgcgcgtaggaatctcgatatgcctcaagggtatttttgtcctcttttaccaaaaaatccacgtgtcgccttgtgattatttttggttcCACACCCtgcacacaaccgaatgacgtagttagcttattaattactcagcCTACAcgtcacgtaggcttggtagtttttaaggtcaacactaatatataaatatataactcgcaacacaaTACGCATTCGAAATACCTTAGGTGTGTGAAACCAAAACTTCTTGTTCAAACATTTACTGCCGAGAAAGGAATCTCTCGGTCTGAATTTTCCACCCTTGAAACCAAGGCCTTGCTGATCGCTTCTATAGTCTGGGTCCTGGACACAAGGCTCAGTCTCGATCACAATTTTCTCAAACATCAAGGTTCGACAAACGGTATTTCAGATTAATCATATAAAGATACTTGAACTTCAAGGTCATTGAGCAATCCACACATGAAGAAGCTAGAAGACTAACTTGTGGGAATGTGAAGGTAGAAGAGTCCCACATTGGTAAAAGAGAAAACCTTGCAAGAGCTTATAAGAGATTGTAGTGCTtttcatattgccaattagttttatggtagaatctcaactttcttcacaaGTTGCTTGCAAGAGTAAGCAAAGTTTCCTTAGCGAAGCACTACAGTGGAATTTCTTTCGTAGGGATTTTTCGTCGACCTTCAGTTGTAAATTCCTGTGAGTACAACCATTTAGCTTCCTTCACCTTATTAGTAGACGTCGGCGACTTCTGGTTAGACATCAATAATGCCACAAACGAGGCAAAAAATGTTTGATAAAACACATAACCCCCGAGAGAAATTTAATTGATAGATTGATGTGAGGCCTTTTACTCGGATGATCGTACTCTGTCTACGACTCGAATTTTGTTCCCAAACGAAACTCTCAGCGAGAATAAGGTTTGATTCTCGGTGAACCACTTTCACGAAGACTACATTTCCGAACTAAACTCTTAGACGAAATCCTATGAATGGCCAAAAATCAATTTACCCAGAATATTATAATCTGGACTTGGAATCAAAAGGCCCGAAATAACCCAAACAGTTCAACTTTAATCTAAGCCCAAAGGCCATATATGAATTTGGGTGCAAACAAAAACATCtaaaaagttgtataaaataaaatatcacCAGGTATTTGCAccgcaaaataaaacaaataagatGCAACAAGTGACCATGCACGTTGGCGTAAGGCGAGACTACCCTTCACCATTCATCGCATGTGTCGTGTGTGGCTACTGGTTGTTGTGAAACACTGCTATGAAATTCAGAGGGGGATGGTAATTTTTTAGAGTATTAGAGAATTAAGAGATTTTGTATGTACTTATAAGAAGTTAATTATTAAACCTCAACTTCCTCTAAAAATAAGTGGATAAAAATGTCAAAAACTGATAATCCGTCCTTGATCTGGAATATCTGCTTCGTACGTTATGTCTCTAGTGTTGTACTAGTGCATGTGCTTATCATCACCATCAAGTGGAGGAAAGTGCGAGGAAGCAGCCATAAGGTAACGGACGTTGTTCCCGTGAGCCATGTGGACCTCCTTCATTCGTGGCGGGTaacttttctccattttggaGATTGTCTAGCCTTTCGTTAAACTTGGACCATGCAAAAACACGAAACATACAATGTCCTACTGTTCACGCTCTCCCTTCATCGTTGATTAGTTTGAGGCCTCCAATTCCTAGCTACGTATCTAGAGAGGAAATTAATTAAGGAAGATCGATCGATAGATAGATATACGATGAAGGACCAGCTACTATTTTCCAGTGATGAATCAACAACAGATCATCCTGATGACTATTCTAATTCTTCAAGATCAATAGCTCCTAATGATAATGATAGTGATAATAACAACTATTATTGGTGGAGATGGGCTGCAGAGTTTGATCATGTAAAGAAGATGCAGATGAAGCTTGATCATGAGCGCCTCATATTCCCTGGCGGTGGCAGGGCATCTAGTCATTTTACAGCAGCAGCAAGGATGCGAGTGGTGAGAGAGTTGGAGAGACTGGCTTTGGTATCAACCCATCAGGAAGGGGTGAATGAGCTTCGGCACAAGTTGCTCATGTATCGCTCGGGTGACTTCTGGATGCCAACAGGAGGTCTTGCTAAGGAAAACATGGACATTCCGCCGGTGGCCACAATTCTCTTGGTTGGCTTCTCTGCTTCTGGTAAAAGCTCTCTTGTCAACCTCATGTACTCCGTTTTGGGTCGCTCTGGACTCGTACCCTTTGCTCAAACATCACCACCACCTGGTATGCTACCTTTTTATTTAACTCCATCACTTCTTATATATGCACATTGCACAGACACATAATAATAAatcattaatttttataatattaattaaaattgTAGGAAGCTTTTCAAATAATCCGAAGAGTACTAGTATGATTCTGAAAGAGCACAATGTGCTGAGGTCTTTGCGAAGTGGCTTCTGTGTGTATGACTCGAGGGGATTTGACTACAACCGAATAGGCGAGGGCCTTCAAGAATTGTCAAGTTGGATGAGTGATGGGATTCACCATAACCAAGTGTGCTTGAGACCGGGCGATGACGTCGAAGAATCTGTGTTGACGAATCTTCCTGATATGGATGTGATTTCAAAGTTTGCGAGGAGGAAAGTCAATTGTGCAATGGTGGTGGCTAACATGGCAGAAATCTACAAGGCCTTTCAAGCTGGTGATTCTAAGCCAATGGACGCCACAAAACAGCTTTTCTGCTCTGTCAATAATGCTTTCACCAATATTTACAGTAAGTTAGTTTTCTGTAGTCTTAATGTATGCAAATCTTGTTTCCTTGAAATTTAATGAGTTGctgcatatatattatatatgtatatatgcatacAGATGATGAGAGCACCATTTTGATCTTGACACATGGTGACATGTTAACAACTGAGGAGAGGATTGAAGGGCGGCTGAAGATATGTGAGTGCCTCGGTGTATCGGAGACGAGTGGAGTATACGACATCGTAACGTGCCTTAGCGAGTATGGATTTCTGGCAGAAGAATCAGACCCGGTTTCAGCCTACGCCCTGAGTGAAGCAGTATATATGGCGTTGCTCCTATCAGACAGGACCCACTCTCCCAAAAAAACCCTTGGGGACTGGGCAGTGCTTATATTGTCCTCCATCATGTGCTTTCTTGCTTCTATATTTGGTCTCCTTGCTCAGATTTGCCTCACACTCGGTCGACACAGCAAAGATGTATAGAATCAATCAGGTTTAGCGGTGGGGGCTGTTGGAAAGTCACCCAGGCCTAGAGCAAtttggtttctttttttttctttttttttttgcagtaaGGTAAGGATTAGGattcatttcattttttctaGAATTCAAGATTATTATCCTGTTTGTTTCATGTTCAGGCTTTATATATAATTGCAACTGTAGGAAAGATTAAATCTTATAGAGATGTAGTCCTTTTATTATGTAGTTGTTTTGAAATAAGTTATCATAATTTGTAATcagtttttcttcctttctcattttcaattttttaacatTGGTATCAGAAAGAGTGATATGATTTTTACCACCGGAAcaaataagaataaaaatacttaaaaatacttgtaagAATACAGGTTATGCTAGTATAACAGCTCAAGTAAGATCATTTTtcacagggattgaatgaataatttatgtaaaatccaaatcttaattaattatttgaaaacaaagtttggaaaaagttgattttatgaactaaaatattaaaactgaatttaaaataaaaacaattaaataaatcaactaaaaaacaatttaaagaaaaacaatttgAAGAGacactagggttccgccgtcaccttaacaCTCTACGTAGTTCTTTTagttacttatgaattacccatgcatattttgacagttaggttttcctaatatatatggttttcctaatatatatcatacttggaacctccaacatagaacatgTATTTAACATGCAATCCATCCGGCCGTTCAGAtcatatacaacaacaacaacaacaacaacaacaaagccttttcccactaagtggggtcggctatatgaatcctagaacgccattgcgctcggttttgtgtcatgtcctccgttagatccaagtactctaagtcttttcttagagtctcttccaaagttttcctaggtcttcctctaccccttcggccctgaacctctgtcccgtagtcacatcttcgaaccggagcgtcagtcggccttctttgcacatgtccaaatcaccggagctgattttctctcatctttcctacaatttcggctactcctactttacctcggatatcctcattcccaatcttatcctttctcgtgt
This window of the Malus domestica chromosome 03, GDT2T_hap1 genome carries:
- the LOC103408149 gene encoding uncharacterized protein, whose product is MKDQLLFSSDESTTDHPDDYSNSSRSIAPNDNDSDNNNYYWWRWAAEFDHVKKMQMKLDHERLIFPGGGRASSHFTAAARMRVVRELERLALVSTHQEGVNELRHKLLMYRSGDFWMPTGGLAKENMDIPPVATILLVGFSASGKSSLVNLMYSVLGRSGLVPFAQTSPPPGSFSNNPKSTSMILKEHNVLRSLRSGFCVYDSRGFDYNRIGEGLQELSSWMSDGIHHNQVCLRPGDDVEESVLTNLPDMDVISKFARRKVNCAMVVANMAEIYKAFQAGDSKPMDATKQLFCSVNNAFTNIYNDESTILILTHGDMLTTEERIEGRLKICECLGVSETSGVYDIVTCLSEYGFLAEESDPVSAYALSEAVYMALLLSDRTHSPKKTLGDWAVLILSSIMCFLASIFGLLAQICLTLGRHSKDV